The Oryctolagus cuniculus chromosome 5, mOryCun1.1, whole genome shotgun sequence genome includes a region encoding these proteins:
- the LOC127488386 gene encoding butyrophilin subfamily 3 member A2: MEHGCRPSLLCSLPSLLLLAQLPTWGSADEFQVIGPSEPIVAELGGDAILPCSLVPAMNAEDMELRWFRTKFSEPVFIYRNHQEQNRELMPQYAGRTSLLRELLTQGQAAVRIQNVQASDNGMYVCFFKTRSYYEEATLELQVAGLGSAPQVHIEGLEQDGVRVVCKASGWFPKPQVQWTDLSGKKFLEFSEAHAQDAAGLFSVEAALVVRDSSAGSVSCSVLNPILGQEKAMAVSIPEPFFPQASPWKAAFAGILTVLGLLLFGAGCFTMREHSAKLQERQKQEKLHWDKEEDQRAKEEALKARDELQAELGQRKAAYLAAWRKAQLYADWRKERFQAWTVTLHPGSAHVNLLISPEKKSVTWMYSGLGWYHTCSVLGLEGITSGRCYWDVEIRCGAFSKWAVGVCREHVQRTGTYTESPDKGFWVVGWYHGSYFAWTKPRKALSLRQHPCRVGIFLDYSEGDVSFYNMTDGSHIFSFPKASFPGALFPYFMLRRNVSLNICPTERGSEGLPVPLSKSPSLEEAGRPPGEGLSSGSGVDGAPPGAESPLLP; this comes from the exons ATGGAGCACGGCTGCCGCCCCTCTCTGCTCTGCagtctcccctccctgcttctcctcgCCCAGCTGCCCACGTGGGGCTCTGCAG ATGAGTTCCAGGTGATCGGCCCCTCAGAACCCATCGTGGCAGAGTTGGGTGGTGACGCCATTCTTCCCTGCTCCCTGGTCCCAGCCATGAATGCAGAGGACATGGAGCTGCGGTGGTTCCGTACCAAGTTCTCAGAACCAGTGTTCATCTATCGGAACCACCAGGAGCAGAATAGGGAGCTGATGCCCCAGTACGCAGGGCGGACCTCGCTGCTGAGGGAGCTCCTCACCCAGGGGCAGGCTGCTGTGCGCATCCAGAATGTCCAGGCTTCAGACAATGGGATGTACGTCTGCTTCTTCAAAACCAGAAGCTACTATGAAGAGGCCACTttagaactgcaggtggcag gcctgggctctgcccctcaAGTGCACATTGAAGGGCTGGAGCAGGACGGGGTCCGCGTGGTGTGCAAGGCCTCGGGCTGGTTCCCGAAGCCCCAGGTGCAGTGGACAGACCTCagcgggaagaagttcctggagttCTCTGAGGCCCATGCCCAGGACGCAGCAGGGCTGTTCAGCGTGGAGGCGGCTCTGGTGGTGAGAGACAGCTCTGCAGGGAGTGTGAGCTGCTCTGTCCTCAATCCCATCCTGGGCCAGGAGAAGGCGATGGCCGTGTCCATCCCAG AGCCCTTCTTCCCACAGGcctctccctggaaggcagcttttGCAGGGATCCTGacggtgctggggctcctgctcttTGGGGCTGGCTGCTTCACCATGAGAGAGCACTCTGCAAAGCtgcaggagaggcagaaacaggagAAGCTGCACTGGGATAAGGAGGAGGACCAGCGGGCAAAGGAGGAGGCCCTGAAGGCCAGAG atgagCTCCAGGCAGAACTCG GTCAGAGGAAGGCAGCTTACCTGGCTG CCTGGAGGAAGGCGCAGCTGTATGCTG ATTGGCGGAAGGAACGGTTCCAGGCCT GGACTGTCACTCTGCATCCAGGCTCTGCCCATGTCAACCTTCTCATATCTCCGGAAAAGAAGAGTGTGACCTGGATGTACAGTGGTCTAGGCTGGTATCACACCTGCAGCGTGTTGGGACTTGAGGGCATCACGTCAGGAAGATGTTACTGGGACGTGGAGATCAGGTGTGGGGCCTTCAGTAAGTGGGCTGTAGGAGTCTGTAGGGAGCATGTGCAAAGGACAGGCACTTATACAGAGTCCCCAGATAAAGGGTTTTGGGTTGTGGGGTGGTATCATGGTAGCTACTTTGCCTGGACTAAGCCTAGAAAGGCTCTATCCCTTAGGCAGCATCCCTGCAGGGTGGGGATATTCCTGGACTACAGTGAGGGGGACGTCTCCTTCTACAACATGACTGATGGCTCCCACATTTTCTCATTCCCCAAAGCTTCTTTCCCTGGAGCCCTCTTTCCATACTTCATGCTTCGGAGAAACGTGTCCTTGAACATCTGCCCCACAGAGAGGGGGTCTgaggggctccctgtgcccctTAGCAAGTCTCCTTCtttggaggaggctgggaggcccccaggggaggggctcagCTCAGGCTCTGGAGTGGATGGAGCTCCCCCAGGGGCTGAGTCTCCATTGCTGCCCTGA